aacctcacagcTAGATGCcacttaatcctacacactggaccttgaACCATTTTACATAaactcacaaaaaaacaaaacagattttgcATAAGCCATTCTGCCTCTTTCACTTACAGTTGTTAGCAACTGTCATTGCTATGAAGGAACATATGGGTTGAAAAATCTCAGTGCGTGGCAGGGATATTTGCTGAAGCCAGGATTTTATAATGGGAAAGACTGCCACACAAATACGCTGACCCTCCtctaaaagacaaaagaaagacatgCAAAAACGATTTTCGATCTTACCACAGACATTCACATTAACTGCTCACACAAATGGCACAAGTACACAGATGACATTACCATTCTGTGGGTTATTTACACATCCACAGAGAGCATTTGACACAGATGCCCAAAGTTGGTAGGTTTGAGTAGCATTAGCTGCTCTCAAAGTAGCCTCTGCGGAGAGAGGGAAAGTGGCCctgcaaaaaaatatatgctGTTAAACTTTATTCATGTGctcatgtttttaaataaaacattttcagcctGCCTATTTAAACTTGGCGTGACTGATGTCTCGCTACGAGATATCACAGAGCATTTAGCATGGTAACGTACCTGAAGAGGTCCAGTAGAACATCAAGGCAGCCTGTGGTTTGGGCTAAAGTCTGTCCCGATTCTGtaaaaagcacacagacacataaaagCTACAAAGGTCTGTATTGAAAATGCAGGCTCATTATACTCTCAAATATTTTCTATTCCACTTATATAAAACATCTTTCATGAGCTTGAAACAGAACCAAACCaaagaaaatgcaaagtgaCAGAATAGCACATAATGGGATAAACAACCCTGGAGCTTTATGTCAGCGAAGGAGCCTTGATCTTACTGTTGTTGGCTACCAACACAGACAGCAAGTAGACAGACACTCTCTTCTGCGTCAGGGGGATGTCTTCTTTCATCAGCAAACCAGCAACCTCTGCAAACATCTCCTTCCTGCACAGAGAATTCTTGCAATACACTACCAGGGGAAAAGATAAGTAGTGTATTatgaatatgtaaaaatgtcatttacttTAAGACGACTTGCACTTAATAAATACTTAATACCGACACAGTGAAGTTACTCACGTATGACTGTGCACAGGCTTGTTgtaacaataaaatacacatatGCTGCATCTGAATTCAGGACCACAGCCTCTGATGCCTACATTTCAAGCCTGAAATTGGCAAAAAAGCTACTTCATGCGTGTCCTCTGCAGCTTTTAATATCCAACAGTCTACAGAAAAAAGGTGGTGGTGTTTGCCAGTTGCCTATTACTTGTTCAAGCTTGAGTTATCACAGATATTTAccaattttttgttttgttttatgaggACCACCTATATGCATCCCCAGTACTGGTCCTTGTATGGCTGGACTGTCTCATTTGGGGAAGGTGTGCAATTTCATTCTAGGCTTTAACTGCTGCAAAAGATAAAAACTTTTTGGCTTGCATCCTCACCACATGCGCCCCTGAATTGGTATTCAGCAactataacacacacatgcttaccATTGGCCTCTGCTAGCGTGCCAAGTGTGAAGAGTGCAGTCTCCTTTACATCTGAATGAACAATACTGGATCTGGATAGGTTATACACAAATGCCACACCACCCATTTCTCTCAGCATGTCCACAATGTCctctgaaataataaaaatttaAAGTGAAACAGACAGTGGAAAGTACTCATGTGGTGTTATGCTGAATTTGTAAATGTATCACTGACTTAAACGATAAGCGTGTGTCCAAACAACGCTGACTATATAGGGCTGTAGAAGATGGTTAGCATGTGTAAGAGATAGTAATAGGGCAAAGACATGTTATGTTAATGTCATTGATGGCTTACTATTACCTCTATTTTCACAGATTGAGTGAATGGTGAGAAGAGCTTGTTTCTGTAAATCAGGACATTTCATCTGAAACTTCAGACACTCAAGCAGCAAACTGAGATCTGTCCTTATGGCTGAAAGCAGAAAGATGAAATCAGCAACGTCAACCTGACAGAtacacatttgaaaatgtgtaaTGTTACATTAGCTACGtccataaatacataaacaaagtGTGCACATATGGACGAAAGGACAATGCCACTTACTATTACGGCTGTTGCTGCAAACCACTGTCTTTTCCATTTTACTCTCTGAAGGACTCAGTGGTTTAAAAGCCATTAACAAGGGTTAAATGTCACCCAAGTAACAGTAAAGTTATGGCTTACTTGATACTACAAGAATACCAATCGCGTCTAGCCACTCCGGCGTTATTTTGTGCTGACGCTCTTCACATTAAGAGCTATTTTAgaggtagctagctagctagctagctagctaactaaccAAAATTACACACTGAGGCTAAAGATAAATGCCGCAAAGTCAGCTGCTCCTTCAAATTTGAATTTTGTccacatttgaaaaatgtccacttttACACCAGGAGTTACTAGCTAAACCCCATAATTGGCTGAAGAAGGATTAAATATTAACGTTAGCCTatgttagctagtaagctatTAACGGTCCTTAAGTAAGAGTGAACGTCGGCGCGTCACGTTACGTTACCATAGCAACAAACTAATGCTAGTAAATTGTGACAGATGGGCCTAGCTACGTCaaatattgtttgtgtcttcatattcattatttatcagAAATCCAGCagaaactgtgatgtcatgtaGTTAGTCTAGCTATATGACTATCTATTGCTAATTTTAAATGTGGGAAAGAATGGGTTTCTATTCCCAACCTGTGTAGTTAGCTTGGTACCAGATATCACCAGAATTGAGCAATTTGagtaacaagctaacaaacgAACCAACATTTACAGTGAAAAAGAATCAAACTGAACCAAAATATGTCCTCAAAACTTATTACTTCAATCTAAAACAGCAGCACTGGACCACAGGTTGTCTAAAACAAAGATCGTCTACTTAAACTTCTCCTTCATTTTTCCGTCCAGCAAGGACTACAACAGTGCGTCTGGCAACGTCAGACGTTAGGGTACGTCACTGTCACGTATGGAGTTGGTGTCCGACAGATCATCATTGATTCATTCGTGATTTCACCAAGTTTGTACGTATTTAATTAAGCGTTTATTCATCGTATTTGCATGTATACCATTTTAATCCGTGTGCAGACGTTTAGCTAAAGTATAGGTTTCGGTTACGTCATAACGTATAAGTCGTTAATACTGCATGTTAAACGTGAGCGAAGCTAGccagctagcaagctaacaccGTAAACTACGTTTTACAGGTTGTCAGCTCAATGTTAAGCAGCCAGCTTGCACCTATGAACGCCACGAGAAAGTCACACGGAGGTGTAACGTTACGCTGCTTGGTATTCGCTTATAGCACGTTGATTATGGTGTTAACTTGAAGTTGGCTAACTTACACAACATTTAGCTTGCTATCTTTTTTACGTTGGCTTCTGAATTGTCACTGTCTTCGCAGCAACACTCATGCTGGTATCACAAAAACCTGAATAATTTCCTTTATCCCTTGACATAGATACTGGGGTGATTAAGTGACACACAACACCCTGCCAACAGTGTTGCATTAGATATGTCTGGACGTGTGTGCGCTAGCATCCTTCAAAGAGCTTCAGCTTACACACTGACACTCTCCTCTGCCGCCTCATTCCAGGTCTGTATCCTGCTTGACCtctttattttctataattATGGTGTGTAATATTCTGATGTGACTATTGCTCGTTTGTGTTCATACAGTGTGCCCAACTTCTATCAATTACCTCATCTCAGCCTCGACCAGCCCACCACTGTCACTTCTCATCCTGGGGCACCTCCAGAAAACACCAGCTGTGCTCCAATGGTGAGGAGTCAGGAAATGGCTCTCAGAGTGGGCGACAACTCTCGACTCGTCAGGATCTAGACTTCCAGCTCAACCAGGTCCAAATCAACAGTGTCCTGCGATCTAATGAGCAGGTAATTGGTGTCATAGTGTCTCCCTTTGGTATAAGgaagcattttaaaatgatactAACTTATAAGGCATGTGGCTGGGGTAAAGGCACGATGAAAAGGCTTGTTCTATTTCAAATCTAATCAATATTTGATATAGAATAACTTGTAGCtatgatataatatatgtgtTAATCTGTATCCTAGACGGTGAGTCTGCCAGAATTTGATGGCAGGGGACTCAGTGTTGTGAGGAAGTTTGAGAGCAACCAGCTGGCTGCTAACACACCCAATGAGGACCGTCGCAGTGCAGCCACCTGCCTACAGGTATGCATCTTCTCCCCTCTGTCTGTACAACCGTCTCCCTGCTTTGTCCCCCTTCTTTAATGtaattttctctctcctctgcagacAAAGGGTATGCTCTTTGGAGTGTTTGACGGCCACGGAGGCTGGGCGTGTGCACAGGCTGTCAGCGAGCGGCTGCTGTACTACGTTGCAGTTGCAATGTTGCCAAAGGAGAGCCTTGAGGAACTTGAGAAATGCATGGAGCACGGAAGACCTGTTCCTCCCATCTTGCAGTGGTACAAACATCATACAGACTTTAACTATCGTGAATCTGCTTCACTCTACATTGACCACCTGAGAGTGTTTTGGCAAGAATTACTGGACAGTGAGGAACATGGCGAAGGCATGAGGTAGGAAAGCATGATTGTCCTTATATACAGATATCTAGATTTACAAATATCTGCTTTGTGTGATCCGTTTTTCTTTCACATCCTTTGATTACCTTCCTTTCGTTTCAGTCCCCCAGATGCTCTGCATCGCGCTTTCAAAAGGCTTGACGCTGACATCTCCTTGGAGGCTCAAGTGCCTCTTTCCAATGACCTGATGAAAAGCACAGCCATCCAGGTAATAAGATAtgctttttttgctgttttgtgcGCATTCAAGGTCACACAGTTTTGATACACAGGTATTATTGTCTTTCCAGGTTGCATTTGCCGGTTGCACTGCCTGTGTGGCTCATGTTGGCACAGATGGGATCCATGTGGCAAATGCTGGTGACTGCCGAGTtgtgttgggggtgcaggaggATGACGGGTCATGGAGCGCTGTGCCTCTTTCTCAAGACCACAACTCACAGAATCAGGCTGAGGTGGAGCGGATCAAGGCCCAGCACCCACcctcagagagagacacagtaaTCACAGATGACAGGCTTCTCGGGGTGAGCTATTCTTGAAAATGAATGTACTTGTGATTTTGGATAATGAGTCACTGGTCCTAAGCATTTATCATGCTTTCAGGTTCTGATGCCCCTGCGTGCATTTGGTGACGTAAGATTCAAATGGAGCCATGAGTTGCAGCAGAGCATTTTAGCCAGTCTGGAATCCGGAGTTGACCTGGACTCTCTCAATCTGTATCAATACACTCCACCTAACTACCTAAGTCCGCCGTATCTGGATGTGACACCTGACATAAGCTATCACAAGCTGAGACCTCAGGACCGCTTCCTGATCCTTGGCACTGACGGGCTGTGGGATGAACTAGGGAGCGAGGAGGCTGTCCGACTCATTGGAGAGCACCTGAGTGGGATTCACCTACAGGTTTGTGTGTGGAGTgaaagataaatatattttgattCCCCTGATTCATAGCGCACAACTTTTAGATAAAACTCTTAATTTTATCCTGTAAATACGGTTGGTCCTTTCTTTTTCTAGGCTCCAGTTTCTCCATCTGAGCGGCAGCTGAAACTGGGTCAGATGCACGAACTCTTGCTGAAACGCCAGGCTCGTGCTTCCCCCGCTTTAGACACCAACGCTGCCACGCACCTTATCAGACACGCTCTTGGAACTGGGGAGTATGGAGAACTCTGCCAGGAGAGACTGGCCTCTATGCTCGCACTGCCAGAGGATCTGGCTCGAATGTACAGAGATGATATCACAGCTACTGTGGTGTATCTGAACTCTGACCTGGCCAGATCTCACCACAGGTAGCAGGAGGTTTTTTACAACGCTGGACAGAGATTAAAAAATCATAACATTCAGCTCTGTCCAGATAATAGCCAAAACATCATTTTCTGGTTATGTTGGGACACCAATTACAATCTGTTACATAAATTGATTTAGAATTATTTGAAATGAAGGATAGTTTTTAGTGTTGTATTATGCACAAgtactttaaaagaaaaacatagatTGATTCAGTCAGGTCAAAATACAGATGTAGTGTATTCATAATCTTTGTTTATCAAATATTACCTGAGTTGCATGACAAAAGTAGATATGGGTGAAGACATTCACTTTGTTCCCTgtctgcatttttgttttgtattttccttgCACAGTTTTCTTTATACGGAAGCCGAGAATTTTTAATGCCATTATCTCAAGatcacaagttaattattttcttgagATAACAAAAGTTGTTTCCTAATGAAAACtagttaatttattttgttatcttgAGAAAACAGAAGGACGATTTCTTGAGAGAACGAAATCACGAGAAAATGACTCGTTAAGATTCATAAGAGTGGGCCATGACATACACTCACTACTCTAAGGGATGGAGGACTTTTGCCATTTGTTGGAATAATGTTTTCCTTTGCGATTTGATggtattaacattttttttgcctatTACTGTAAAGGATCAGCTTACACGCTGTGGTCATCTTAAAGCAGATGTGTTGCTGTCCAATAGGCTACAACCGAAAGAATGCTTGCTGTCATACGGCAAAGAAACTACCTACATTGGTGGCATCATAAAGTGAGTGTATAAATAAGAATGTAATATAGTTTGATAGGTTGATCAATAATTGATACTCCTTGATTTGACCTTTTTGTCCTAAATCGGTTGCTACATTTGACAAAACACTGTCTATGTATGCTGGCATTGCACTCCTGATCTCTGATAAACATTATtagtaaaaagaagaaaacaatctTGTGTTTTCCCATGATAATGGCAAGATTATCTTGTTGTCTCAAGATAAAGCTCATTTCCTTGAGATAACCAAATAATTACCTCatgagaacaaaaacatcaaccaTGGCAGTTCTTGGCTTCTGTAGCTTTAGACAATCaatctgtgacattttttctgtttactgtTTTTCTCTACTTTTATGTAAGCTGTGAAGTAAGCTTTTAATTTTGTCTGAATGTACTGCTTTCAGTGTGGTTGTGGGATGTACTTAAGTTGACACTccactgactgaaaaaaggtgCAGATGCTTCATATTAAACTATCGAGAAATTATGTTGTTTTGCTTGTGTGCCTTATTAATTACAGatgcatttaaattaaaaagtgaatGATGTGAAATACAGAGGTCGGCAAGAGAGTTAAGTCAACCAAAGCTGTGTGGGAAGAagagttttcaaaataaactgtGCCAAAATGTCAGTTGCTGAGTGTCATGGGAGCCAAACAGGTCCTCAAGTGTTATGTAAACACTGCGACCGCTCAGAGTAAGGTGCATCACTACACTGACAAAGAGGTGAGAGTGGAAATCTTCAGTGCATAAACAAACACCTGCATGTCTGACGGTGCCTGAGGTCACCTGGAAGCTTCTTTGTTTCTCACCAACTTTTCACTGATAAAATCAAACTACTTTGTTAGCTTCCTTAGCTAAATAAAGCACAGTAAGCTCAGGATTACTGTGGCCGCAGGTggttaaaagaacaaaaatcaAGTCCGGATGATGATCCATTGATCATACAGACTGAGGGACCTTG
This sequence is a window from Pagrus major chromosome 8, Pma_NU_1.0. Protein-coding genes within it:
- the pdp2 gene encoding pyruvate dehydrogenase [acetyl-transferring]-phosphatase 2, mitochondrial isoform X2 encodes the protein MSGRVCASILQRASAYTLTLSSAASFQPRPAHHCHFSSWGTSRKHQLCSNGEESGNGSQSGRQLSTRQDLDFQLNQVQINSVLRSNEQTVSLPEFDGRGLSVVRKFESNQLAANTPNEDRRSAATCLQTKGMLFGVFDGHGGWACAQAVSERLLYYVAVAMLPKESLEELEKCMEHGRPVPPILQWYKHHTDFNYRESASLYIDHLRVFWQELLDSEEHGEGMSPPDALHRAFKRLDADISLEAQVPLSNDLMKSTAIQVAFAGCTACVAHVGTDGIHVANAGDCRVVLGVQEDDGSWSAVPLSQDHNSQNQAEVERIKAQHPPSERDTVITDDRLLGVLMPLRAFGDVRFKWSHELQQSILASLESGVDLDSLNLYQYTPPNYLSPPYLDVTPDISYHKLRPQDRFLILGTDGLWDELGSEEAVRLIGEHLSGIHLQAPVSPSERQLKLGQMHELLLKRQARASPALDTNAATHLIRHALGTGEYGELCQERLASMLALPEDLARMYRDDITATVVYLNSDLARSHHR
- the pdp2 gene encoding pyruvate dehydrogenase [acetyl-transferring]-phosphatase 2, mitochondrial isoform X1, with the translated sequence MSGRVCASILQRASAYTLTLSSAASFQCAQLLSITSSQPRPAHHCHFSSWGTSRKHQLCSNGEESGNGSQSGRQLSTRQDLDFQLNQVQINSVLRSNEQTVSLPEFDGRGLSVVRKFESNQLAANTPNEDRRSAATCLQTKGMLFGVFDGHGGWACAQAVSERLLYYVAVAMLPKESLEELEKCMEHGRPVPPILQWYKHHTDFNYRESASLYIDHLRVFWQELLDSEEHGEGMSPPDALHRAFKRLDADISLEAQVPLSNDLMKSTAIQVAFAGCTACVAHVGTDGIHVANAGDCRVVLGVQEDDGSWSAVPLSQDHNSQNQAEVERIKAQHPPSERDTVITDDRLLGVLMPLRAFGDVRFKWSHELQQSILASLESGVDLDSLNLYQYTPPNYLSPPYLDVTPDISYHKLRPQDRFLILGTDGLWDELGSEEAVRLIGEHLSGIHLQAPVSPSERQLKLGQMHELLLKRQARASPALDTNAATHLIRHALGTGEYGELCQERLASMLALPEDLARMYRDDITATVVYLNSDLARSHHR